The following proteins are encoded in a genomic region of Astatotilapia calliptera chromosome 22, fAstCal1.2, whole genome shotgun sequence:
- the LOC113015321 gene encoding tripartite motif-containing protein 46-like isoform X1 produces the protein MMKTGGSYALKMAEMDLKTATSAMEALVRATSNMKSLEHELHCPVCKEIVKQPVVLPCLHSVCLLCASEVLVANGYPPPELPPEPNSPASTPNTRSPRQARRPTPKNEQRPIDRVLRSGPHPPSPSMPRSPGYGTYPGRRRKEGPPLVMMFPCIPCGRDVELGEKGLTDCLRNLTLERIVERYRHTVSLGSVAVMCQFCKPPQTLEATKGCADCRSNFCNECFKLYHPWGTPRAQHEHIQPTLNFRPKVLTCPEHDQEKLQFYCRSCQRLLCPLCKLRRIHTGHKILPVAQAYQALKEKITKEMNYILSNQDTVLAQITQLESSITQTEVNSVSAREQLAQSIRDLTAALAERHASLTQALEGARQKRGEALAAQVAERRGLLEHAGLMAYTQELLKETDQPCFVQASRQTHNRLSKAIENLQHFTLAADPSFRHFQLDVSKELKLLTELNFIQVPLAPVIDTQRSLAYDQLFLCWRLPPESSPSWHFSVEYRRRGVVPGGASRGGIRGGLAAARWGWQRMDEVSGSSAVIDRLEMDSVYVLRVRGCNKAGYGEYSEEVYLHTPPAPVLNFYLDSRWGLHADRLVVSKEQRCARSVPGLSLLQAADHALTSCHLTSDLLVGDVAITQGRHYWACSVEPGSYLVKVGVGLESKLQEWFHLPQDMASPRYDPDSGHDSGAEDALDSAPPFCFLTMGMGKIYLPQHSYHHQQRDTNSNGHSSPAGLTYPLPPRLGVCLDFEKGRVTFYDAHSLRPLWEGHVDCTGPVCPAFCFIGGGALQLQELVANRNADQTPVRRVTIQPRVSNLNNG, from the exons ATGATGAAAACAGGGGGAAGCTATGCTCTTAAAATGGCAGAGATGGATTTAAAAACAGCCACATCAGCGATGGAAGCCTTGGTTCGCGCCACC TCTAACATGAAGAGCCTGGAGCATGAGTTGCATTGCCCCGTGTGTAAGGAAATAGTTAAACAGCCTGTGGTCCTGCCATGCCTGCACAGCGTCTGTCTCTTGTGTGCCTCCGAGGTCTTGGTAGCAAATGGATACCCGCCTCCAGAGCTTCCACCAGAACCCAACTCACCAGCCTCCACACCCAACACCCGTTCACCTCGTCAGGCACGCAGGCCCACACCTAAAAATGAACAACGGCCCATCGACCGCGTGCTGCGTTCAG GTCCACACCCCCCTTCACCATCCATGCCACGGTCTCCCGGTTATGGGACGTACCCAGGTAGACGCCGTAAGGAAGGTCCACCCTTGGTGATGATGTTCCCCTGTATCCCCTGCGGCAGAGATGTTGAGCTGGGAGAGAAAGGCCTTACTGACTGTCTGCGCAACCTCACCTTGGAGCGTATAGTGGAGAG GTACAGACACACGGTGAGTCTGGGCAGTGTGGCTGTGATGTGCCAATTCTGTAAGCCGCCTCAAACTCTGGAAGCCACCAAGGGCTGTGCTGACTGCAGGTCTAATTTCTGCAATGAGTGTTTCAAACTCTATCACCCATGGGGAACGCCACGGGCGCAGCATGAGCACATCCAGCCTACACTCAACTTCAGACCAAAG GTGCTGACTTGTCCAGAACACGACCAGGAGAAGCTGCAGTTCTATTGTCGGTCATGTCAGCGGCTGCTCTGCCCCCTCTGCAAACTGCGCCGCATTCACACCGGACATAAAATCCTCCCAGTGGCCCAGGCGTACCAAGCGCTGAAG GAGAAGATTACAAAGGAGATGAACTACATTCTGTCCAACCAGGACACAGTTTTGGCTCAGATTACCCAGCTGGAGAGTTCCATCACACAGACTGAG GTAAACAGCGTGTCGGCCAGAGAGCAGCTGGCTCAGAGCATCAGGGATTTGACGGCCGCTCTCGCCGAGCGTCACGCTTCGCTCACCCAGGCTCTGGAGGGGGCACGGCAGAAACGAGGCGAGGCACTGGCTGCTCAAGTGGCGGAGAGACGTGGCTTGTTGGAGCACGCTGGGCTCATGGCGTACACGCAGGAACTGCTGAAAGAAACAGATCAGCCCTGTTTTGTGCAGGCTTCTCGCCAGACTCATAACAg GCTGAGTAAAGCAATTGAGAATCTGCAACATTTCACACTAGCGGCCGATCCATCATTCAGACACTTCCAGCTGGACGTCTCCAAAGAACTTAAACTCCTGACAGAGTTGAACTTCATCCAGG TGCCCTTGGCTCCAGTGATCGATACCCAGCGTAGTCTGGCCTACGACCAGCTGTTCTTGTGCTGGCGACTGCCCCCGGAGTCTTCACCATCCTGGCACTTTTCTGTAGAGTATCGCCGTCGTGGTGTAGTACCAGGAGGAGCGTCCAGAGGTGGGATCAGAGGAGGACTGGCTGCTGCACGCTGGGGCTGGCAGCGAATGGACGAAGTGAGTGGAAGCAGCGCTGTGATTGACAGGTTGGAAATGGACAGCGTGTACGTGCTGCGGGTGAGAGGCTGCAACAAGGCGGGCTACGGAGAGTACAGTGAGGAGGTGTACCTGCACACCCCGCCTGCACCAG TGCTTAACTTCTACCTGGACTCTCGCTGGGGTCTCCACGCCGACCGCCTGGTGGTCAGCAAAGAGCAGCGTTGTGCCCGCAGCGTTCCTGGTCTCTCTCTGCTGCAGGCTGCCGACCACGCCCTAACTTCCTGTCACCTGACTTCTGACCTACTTGTAGGGGATGTAGCCATTACACAAGGACGGCACTACTGGGCATGCTCAGTGGAGCCTGGGTCTTACCTTGTGAAG GTGGGAGTGGGCCTGGAGTCCAAACTGCAGGAGTGGTTTCACCTTCCACAAGACATGGCCAGTCCCCG CTACGACCCAGACAGCGGCCATGACAGCGGCGCAGAGGATGCCCTGGATTCTGCGCCGCCCTTCTGCTTTCTGACTATGGGGATGGGTAAAATCTACCTGCCGCAGCACAGCTACCACCATCAACAGCGGGACACCAACAGCAACGGCCATTCATCGCCCGCTGGCCTCACTTACCCGCTGCCGCCCCGGCTCGGTGTGTGCCTTGACTTTGAGAAAGGGCGCGTCACGTTCTACGATGCCCATTCCTTGCGGCCTCTTTGGGAAGGCCACGTGGATTGCACCGGCCCCGTGTGCCCCGCTTTCTGTTTCATTGGTGGAGGGGCCCTACAGCTTCAAGAGCTGGTAGCCAATCGCAACGCAGATCAGACTCCGGTCAGACGGGTGACCATCCAGCCGCGAGTTTCCAATTTAAATAATGGCTGA
- the LOC113015321 gene encoding tripartite motif-containing protein 46-like isoform X3 — MMKTGGSYALKMAEMDLKTATSAMEALVRATSNMKSLEHELHCPVCKEIVKQPVVLPCLHSVCLLCASEVLVANGYPPPELPPEPNSPASTPNTRSPRQARRPTPKNEQRPIDRVLRSGPHPPSPSMPRSPGYGTYPGRRRKEGPPLVMMFPCIPCGRDVELGEKGLTDCLRNLTLERIVERYRHTVSLGSVAVMCQFCKPPQTLEATKGCADCRSNFCNECFKLYHPWGTPRAQHEHIQPTLNFRPKVLTCPEHDQEKLQFYCRSCQRLLCPLCKLRRIHTGHKILPVAQAYQALKEKITKEMNYILSNQDTVLAQITQLESSITQTEVNSVSAREQLAQSIRDLTAALAERHASLTQALEGARQKRGEALAAQVAERRGLLEHAGLMAYTQELLKETDQPCFVQASRQTHNRLSKAIENLQHFTLAADPSFRHFQLDVSKELKLLTELNFIQVPLAPVIDTQRSLAYDQLFLCWRLPPESSPSWHFSVEYRRRGVVPGGASRGGIRGGLAAARWGWQRMDEVSGSSAVIDRLEMDSVYVLRVRGCNKAGYGEYSEEVYLHTPPAPAFYLSSSTVLLPRCQTTCLLQNCLTSTWTLAGVSTPTAWWSAKSSVVPAAFLVSLCCRLPTTP; from the exons ATGATGAAAACAGGGGGAAGCTATGCTCTTAAAATGGCAGAGATGGATTTAAAAACAGCCACATCAGCGATGGAAGCCTTGGTTCGCGCCACC TCTAACATGAAGAGCCTGGAGCATGAGTTGCATTGCCCCGTGTGTAAGGAAATAGTTAAACAGCCTGTGGTCCTGCCATGCCTGCACAGCGTCTGTCTCTTGTGTGCCTCCGAGGTCTTGGTAGCAAATGGATACCCGCCTCCAGAGCTTCCACCAGAACCCAACTCACCAGCCTCCACACCCAACACCCGTTCACCTCGTCAGGCACGCAGGCCCACACCTAAAAATGAACAACGGCCCATCGACCGCGTGCTGCGTTCAG GTCCACACCCCCCTTCACCATCCATGCCACGGTCTCCCGGTTATGGGACGTACCCAGGTAGACGCCGTAAGGAAGGTCCACCCTTGGTGATGATGTTCCCCTGTATCCCCTGCGGCAGAGATGTTGAGCTGGGAGAGAAAGGCCTTACTGACTGTCTGCGCAACCTCACCTTGGAGCGTATAGTGGAGAG GTACAGACACACGGTGAGTCTGGGCAGTGTGGCTGTGATGTGCCAATTCTGTAAGCCGCCTCAAACTCTGGAAGCCACCAAGGGCTGTGCTGACTGCAGGTCTAATTTCTGCAATGAGTGTTTCAAACTCTATCACCCATGGGGAACGCCACGGGCGCAGCATGAGCACATCCAGCCTACACTCAACTTCAGACCAAAG GTGCTGACTTGTCCAGAACACGACCAGGAGAAGCTGCAGTTCTATTGTCGGTCATGTCAGCGGCTGCTCTGCCCCCTCTGCAAACTGCGCCGCATTCACACCGGACATAAAATCCTCCCAGTGGCCCAGGCGTACCAAGCGCTGAAG GAGAAGATTACAAAGGAGATGAACTACATTCTGTCCAACCAGGACACAGTTTTGGCTCAGATTACCCAGCTGGAGAGTTCCATCACACAGACTGAG GTAAACAGCGTGTCGGCCAGAGAGCAGCTGGCTCAGAGCATCAGGGATTTGACGGCCGCTCTCGCCGAGCGTCACGCTTCGCTCACCCAGGCTCTGGAGGGGGCACGGCAGAAACGAGGCGAGGCACTGGCTGCTCAAGTGGCGGAGAGACGTGGCTTGTTGGAGCACGCTGGGCTCATGGCGTACACGCAGGAACTGCTGAAAGAAACAGATCAGCCCTGTTTTGTGCAGGCTTCTCGCCAGACTCATAACAg GCTGAGTAAAGCAATTGAGAATCTGCAACATTTCACACTAGCGGCCGATCCATCATTCAGACACTTCCAGCTGGACGTCTCCAAAGAACTTAAACTCCTGACAGAGTTGAACTTCATCCAGG TGCCCTTGGCTCCAGTGATCGATACCCAGCGTAGTCTGGCCTACGACCAGCTGTTCTTGTGCTGGCGACTGCCCCCGGAGTCTTCACCATCCTGGCACTTTTCTGTAGAGTATCGCCGTCGTGGTGTAGTACCAGGAGGAGCGTCCAGAGGTGGGATCAGAGGAGGACTGGCTGCTGCACGCTGGGGCTGGCAGCGAATGGACGAAGTGAGTGGAAGCAGCGCTGTGATTGACAGGTTGGAAATGGACAGCGTGTACGTGCTGCGGGTGAGAGGCTGCAACAAGGCGGGCTACGGAGAGTACAGTGAGGAGGTGTACCTGCACACCCCGCCTGCACCAG CTTTCTACTTGTCATCCTCAACTGTGCTACTTCCACGCTGCCAAACTACGTGCCTCCTACAGAAC TGCTTAACTTCTACCTGGACTCTCGCTGGGGTCTCCACGCCGACCGCCTGGTGGTCAGCAAAGAGCAGCGTTGTGCCCGCAGCGTTCCTGGTCTCTCTCTGCTGCAGGCTGCCGACCACGCCCTAA
- the LOC113015321 gene encoding tripartite motif-containing protein 46-like isoform X4, with protein MMKTGGSYALKMAEMDLKTATSAMEALVRATSNMKSLEHELHCPVCKEIVKQPVVLPCLHSVCLLCASEVLVANGYPPPELPPEPNSPASTPNTRSPRQARRPTPKNEQRPIDRVLRSGPHPPSPSMPRSPGYGTYPGRRRKEGPPLVMMFPCIPCGRDVELGEKGLTDCLRNLTLERIVERYRHTVSLGSVAVMCQFCKPPQTLEATKGCADCRSNFCNECFKLYHPWGTPRAQHEHIQPTLNFRPKVLTCPEHDQEKLQFYCRSCQRLLCPLCKLRRIHTGHKILPVAQAYQALKEKITKEMNYILSNQDTVLAQITQLESSITQTEVNSVSAREQLAQSIRDLTAALAERHASLTQALEGARQKRGEALAAQVAERRGLLEHAGLMAYTQELLKETDQPCFVQASRQTHNRLSKAIENLQHFTLAADPSFRHFQLDVSKELKLLTELNFIQVPLAPVIDTQRSLAYDQLFLCWRLPPESSPSWHFSVEYRRRGVVPGGASRGGIRGGLAAARWGWQRMDEVSGSSAVIDRLEMDSVYVLRVRGCNKAGYGEYSEEVYLHTPPAPAFYLSSSTVLLPRCQTTCLLQNTPTHPSASHFSSCNEISLSADEVCGLLRPEA; from the exons ATGATGAAAACAGGGGGAAGCTATGCTCTTAAAATGGCAGAGATGGATTTAAAAACAGCCACATCAGCGATGGAAGCCTTGGTTCGCGCCACC TCTAACATGAAGAGCCTGGAGCATGAGTTGCATTGCCCCGTGTGTAAGGAAATAGTTAAACAGCCTGTGGTCCTGCCATGCCTGCACAGCGTCTGTCTCTTGTGTGCCTCCGAGGTCTTGGTAGCAAATGGATACCCGCCTCCAGAGCTTCCACCAGAACCCAACTCACCAGCCTCCACACCCAACACCCGTTCACCTCGTCAGGCACGCAGGCCCACACCTAAAAATGAACAACGGCCCATCGACCGCGTGCTGCGTTCAG GTCCACACCCCCCTTCACCATCCATGCCACGGTCTCCCGGTTATGGGACGTACCCAGGTAGACGCCGTAAGGAAGGTCCACCCTTGGTGATGATGTTCCCCTGTATCCCCTGCGGCAGAGATGTTGAGCTGGGAGAGAAAGGCCTTACTGACTGTCTGCGCAACCTCACCTTGGAGCGTATAGTGGAGAG GTACAGACACACGGTGAGTCTGGGCAGTGTGGCTGTGATGTGCCAATTCTGTAAGCCGCCTCAAACTCTGGAAGCCACCAAGGGCTGTGCTGACTGCAGGTCTAATTTCTGCAATGAGTGTTTCAAACTCTATCACCCATGGGGAACGCCACGGGCGCAGCATGAGCACATCCAGCCTACACTCAACTTCAGACCAAAG GTGCTGACTTGTCCAGAACACGACCAGGAGAAGCTGCAGTTCTATTGTCGGTCATGTCAGCGGCTGCTCTGCCCCCTCTGCAAACTGCGCCGCATTCACACCGGACATAAAATCCTCCCAGTGGCCCAGGCGTACCAAGCGCTGAAG GAGAAGATTACAAAGGAGATGAACTACATTCTGTCCAACCAGGACACAGTTTTGGCTCAGATTACCCAGCTGGAGAGTTCCATCACACAGACTGAG GTAAACAGCGTGTCGGCCAGAGAGCAGCTGGCTCAGAGCATCAGGGATTTGACGGCCGCTCTCGCCGAGCGTCACGCTTCGCTCACCCAGGCTCTGGAGGGGGCACGGCAGAAACGAGGCGAGGCACTGGCTGCTCAAGTGGCGGAGAGACGTGGCTTGTTGGAGCACGCTGGGCTCATGGCGTACACGCAGGAACTGCTGAAAGAAACAGATCAGCCCTGTTTTGTGCAGGCTTCTCGCCAGACTCATAACAg GCTGAGTAAAGCAATTGAGAATCTGCAACATTTCACACTAGCGGCCGATCCATCATTCAGACACTTCCAGCTGGACGTCTCCAAAGAACTTAAACTCCTGACAGAGTTGAACTTCATCCAGG TGCCCTTGGCTCCAGTGATCGATACCCAGCGTAGTCTGGCCTACGACCAGCTGTTCTTGTGCTGGCGACTGCCCCCGGAGTCTTCACCATCCTGGCACTTTTCTGTAGAGTATCGCCGTCGTGGTGTAGTACCAGGAGGAGCGTCCAGAGGTGGGATCAGAGGAGGACTGGCTGCTGCACGCTGGGGCTGGCAGCGAATGGACGAAGTGAGTGGAAGCAGCGCTGTGATTGACAGGTTGGAAATGGACAGCGTGTACGTGCTGCGGGTGAGAGGCTGCAACAAGGCGGGCTACGGAGAGTACAGTGAGGAGGTGTACCTGCACACCCCGCCTGCACCAG CTTTCTACTTGTCATCCTCAACTGTGCTACTTCCACGCTGCCAAACTACGTGCCTCCTACAGAAC ACACCCACTCATCCCTCCGCCTCCCACTTTAGCTCCTGTAACGAAATCTCTCTGAGTGCTGATGAGGTTTGCGGTTTGTTAAGACCTGAGGCTTAA
- the LOC113015321 gene encoding tripartite motif-containing protein 46-like isoform X2: MAPRFQVKSNMKSLEHELHCPVCKEIVKQPVVLPCLHSVCLLCASEVLVANGYPPPELPPEPNSPASTPNTRSPRQARRPTPKNEQRPIDRVLRSGPHPPSPSMPRSPGYGTYPGRRRKEGPPLVMMFPCIPCGRDVELGEKGLTDCLRNLTLERIVERYRHTVSLGSVAVMCQFCKPPQTLEATKGCADCRSNFCNECFKLYHPWGTPRAQHEHIQPTLNFRPKVLTCPEHDQEKLQFYCRSCQRLLCPLCKLRRIHTGHKILPVAQAYQALKEKITKEMNYILSNQDTVLAQITQLESSITQTEVNSVSAREQLAQSIRDLTAALAERHASLTQALEGARQKRGEALAAQVAERRGLLEHAGLMAYTQELLKETDQPCFVQASRQTHNRLSKAIENLQHFTLAADPSFRHFQLDVSKELKLLTELNFIQVPLAPVIDTQRSLAYDQLFLCWRLPPESSPSWHFSVEYRRRGVVPGGASRGGIRGGLAAARWGWQRMDEVSGSSAVIDRLEMDSVYVLRVRGCNKAGYGEYSEEVYLHTPPAPVLNFYLDSRWGLHADRLVVSKEQRCARSVPGLSLLQAADHALTSCHLTSDLLVGDVAITQGRHYWACSVEPGSYLVKVGVGLESKLQEWFHLPQDMASPRYDPDSGHDSGAEDALDSAPPFCFLTMGMGKIYLPQHSYHHQQRDTNSNGHSSPAGLTYPLPPRLGVCLDFEKGRVTFYDAHSLRPLWEGHVDCTGPVCPAFCFIGGGALQLQELVANRNADQTPVRRVTIQPRVSNLNNG; this comes from the exons ATGGCGCCTAGATTCCAGGTGAAG TCTAACATGAAGAGCCTGGAGCATGAGTTGCATTGCCCCGTGTGTAAGGAAATAGTTAAACAGCCTGTGGTCCTGCCATGCCTGCACAGCGTCTGTCTCTTGTGTGCCTCCGAGGTCTTGGTAGCAAATGGATACCCGCCTCCAGAGCTTCCACCAGAACCCAACTCACCAGCCTCCACACCCAACACCCGTTCACCTCGTCAGGCACGCAGGCCCACACCTAAAAATGAACAACGGCCCATCGACCGCGTGCTGCGTTCAG GTCCACACCCCCCTTCACCATCCATGCCACGGTCTCCCGGTTATGGGACGTACCCAGGTAGACGCCGTAAGGAAGGTCCACCCTTGGTGATGATGTTCCCCTGTATCCCCTGCGGCAGAGATGTTGAGCTGGGAGAGAAAGGCCTTACTGACTGTCTGCGCAACCTCACCTTGGAGCGTATAGTGGAGAG GTACAGACACACGGTGAGTCTGGGCAGTGTGGCTGTGATGTGCCAATTCTGTAAGCCGCCTCAAACTCTGGAAGCCACCAAGGGCTGTGCTGACTGCAGGTCTAATTTCTGCAATGAGTGTTTCAAACTCTATCACCCATGGGGAACGCCACGGGCGCAGCATGAGCACATCCAGCCTACACTCAACTTCAGACCAAAG GTGCTGACTTGTCCAGAACACGACCAGGAGAAGCTGCAGTTCTATTGTCGGTCATGTCAGCGGCTGCTCTGCCCCCTCTGCAAACTGCGCCGCATTCACACCGGACATAAAATCCTCCCAGTGGCCCAGGCGTACCAAGCGCTGAAG GAGAAGATTACAAAGGAGATGAACTACATTCTGTCCAACCAGGACACAGTTTTGGCTCAGATTACCCAGCTGGAGAGTTCCATCACACAGACTGAG GTAAACAGCGTGTCGGCCAGAGAGCAGCTGGCTCAGAGCATCAGGGATTTGACGGCCGCTCTCGCCGAGCGTCACGCTTCGCTCACCCAGGCTCTGGAGGGGGCACGGCAGAAACGAGGCGAGGCACTGGCTGCTCAAGTGGCGGAGAGACGTGGCTTGTTGGAGCACGCTGGGCTCATGGCGTACACGCAGGAACTGCTGAAAGAAACAGATCAGCCCTGTTTTGTGCAGGCTTCTCGCCAGACTCATAACAg GCTGAGTAAAGCAATTGAGAATCTGCAACATTTCACACTAGCGGCCGATCCATCATTCAGACACTTCCAGCTGGACGTCTCCAAAGAACTTAAACTCCTGACAGAGTTGAACTTCATCCAGG TGCCCTTGGCTCCAGTGATCGATACCCAGCGTAGTCTGGCCTACGACCAGCTGTTCTTGTGCTGGCGACTGCCCCCGGAGTCTTCACCATCCTGGCACTTTTCTGTAGAGTATCGCCGTCGTGGTGTAGTACCAGGAGGAGCGTCCAGAGGTGGGATCAGAGGAGGACTGGCTGCTGCACGCTGGGGCTGGCAGCGAATGGACGAAGTGAGTGGAAGCAGCGCTGTGATTGACAGGTTGGAAATGGACAGCGTGTACGTGCTGCGGGTGAGAGGCTGCAACAAGGCGGGCTACGGAGAGTACAGTGAGGAGGTGTACCTGCACACCCCGCCTGCACCAG TGCTTAACTTCTACCTGGACTCTCGCTGGGGTCTCCACGCCGACCGCCTGGTGGTCAGCAAAGAGCAGCGTTGTGCCCGCAGCGTTCCTGGTCTCTCTCTGCTGCAGGCTGCCGACCACGCCCTAACTTCCTGTCACCTGACTTCTGACCTACTTGTAGGGGATGTAGCCATTACACAAGGACGGCACTACTGGGCATGCTCAGTGGAGCCTGGGTCTTACCTTGTGAAG GTGGGAGTGGGCCTGGAGTCCAAACTGCAGGAGTGGTTTCACCTTCCACAAGACATGGCCAGTCCCCG CTACGACCCAGACAGCGGCCATGACAGCGGCGCAGAGGATGCCCTGGATTCTGCGCCGCCCTTCTGCTTTCTGACTATGGGGATGGGTAAAATCTACCTGCCGCAGCACAGCTACCACCATCAACAGCGGGACACCAACAGCAACGGCCATTCATCGCCCGCTGGCCTCACTTACCCGCTGCCGCCCCGGCTCGGTGTGTGCCTTGACTTTGAGAAAGGGCGCGTCACGTTCTACGATGCCCATTCCTTGCGGCCTCTTTGGGAAGGCCACGTGGATTGCACCGGCCCCGTGTGCCCCGCTTTCTGTTTCATTGGTGGAGGGGCCCTACAGCTTCAAGAGCTGGTAGCCAATCGCAACGCAGATCAGACTCCGGTCAGACGGGTGACCATCCAGCCGCGAGTTTCCAATTTAAATAATGGCTGA
- the LOC113015321 gene encoding tripartite motif-containing protein 46-like isoform X5 produces the protein MMKTGGSYALKMAEMDLKTATSAMEALVRATSNMKSLEHELHCPVCKEIVKQPVVLPCLHSVCLLCASEVLVANGYPPPELPPEPNSPASTPNTRSPRQARRPTPKNEQRPIDRVLRSGPHPPSPSMPRSPGYGTYPGRRRKEGPPLVMMFPCIPCGRDVELGEKGLTDCLRNLTLERIVERYRHTVSLGSVAVMCQFCKPPQTLEATKGCADCRSNFCNECFKLYHPWGTPRAQHEHIQPTLNFRPKVLTCPEHDQEKLQFYCRSCQRLLCPLCKLRRIHTGHKILPVAQAYQALKEKITKEMNYILSNQDTVLAQITQLESSITQTEVNSVSAREQLAQSIRDLTAALAERHASLTQALEGARQKRGEALAAQVAERRGLLEHAGLMAYTQELLKETDQPCFVQASRQTHNRLSKAIENLQHFTLAADPSFRHFQLDVSKELKLLTELNFIQVPLAPVIDTQRSLAYDQLFLCWRLPPESSPSWHFSVEYRRRGVVPGGASRGGIRGGLAAARWGWQRMDEVSGSSAVIDRLEMDSVYVLRVRGCNKAGYGEYSEEVYLHTPPAPAFYLSSSTVLLPRCQTTCLLQNVRSALIRILSPNLCTPYH, from the exons ATGATGAAAACAGGGGGAAGCTATGCTCTTAAAATGGCAGAGATGGATTTAAAAACAGCCACATCAGCGATGGAAGCCTTGGTTCGCGCCACC TCTAACATGAAGAGCCTGGAGCATGAGTTGCATTGCCCCGTGTGTAAGGAAATAGTTAAACAGCCTGTGGTCCTGCCATGCCTGCACAGCGTCTGTCTCTTGTGTGCCTCCGAGGTCTTGGTAGCAAATGGATACCCGCCTCCAGAGCTTCCACCAGAACCCAACTCACCAGCCTCCACACCCAACACCCGTTCACCTCGTCAGGCACGCAGGCCCACACCTAAAAATGAACAACGGCCCATCGACCGCGTGCTGCGTTCAG GTCCACACCCCCCTTCACCATCCATGCCACGGTCTCCCGGTTATGGGACGTACCCAGGTAGACGCCGTAAGGAAGGTCCACCCTTGGTGATGATGTTCCCCTGTATCCCCTGCGGCAGAGATGTTGAGCTGGGAGAGAAAGGCCTTACTGACTGTCTGCGCAACCTCACCTTGGAGCGTATAGTGGAGAG GTACAGACACACGGTGAGTCTGGGCAGTGTGGCTGTGATGTGCCAATTCTGTAAGCCGCCTCAAACTCTGGAAGCCACCAAGGGCTGTGCTGACTGCAGGTCTAATTTCTGCAATGAGTGTTTCAAACTCTATCACCCATGGGGAACGCCACGGGCGCAGCATGAGCACATCCAGCCTACACTCAACTTCAGACCAAAG GTGCTGACTTGTCCAGAACACGACCAGGAGAAGCTGCAGTTCTATTGTCGGTCATGTCAGCGGCTGCTCTGCCCCCTCTGCAAACTGCGCCGCATTCACACCGGACATAAAATCCTCCCAGTGGCCCAGGCGTACCAAGCGCTGAAG GAGAAGATTACAAAGGAGATGAACTACATTCTGTCCAACCAGGACACAGTTTTGGCTCAGATTACCCAGCTGGAGAGTTCCATCACACAGACTGAG GTAAACAGCGTGTCGGCCAGAGAGCAGCTGGCTCAGAGCATCAGGGATTTGACGGCCGCTCTCGCCGAGCGTCACGCTTCGCTCACCCAGGCTCTGGAGGGGGCACGGCAGAAACGAGGCGAGGCACTGGCTGCTCAAGTGGCGGAGAGACGTGGCTTGTTGGAGCACGCTGGGCTCATGGCGTACACGCAGGAACTGCTGAAAGAAACAGATCAGCCCTGTTTTGTGCAGGCTTCTCGCCAGACTCATAACAg GCTGAGTAAAGCAATTGAGAATCTGCAACATTTCACACTAGCGGCCGATCCATCATTCAGACACTTCCAGCTGGACGTCTCCAAAGAACTTAAACTCCTGACAGAGTTGAACTTCATCCAGG TGCCCTTGGCTCCAGTGATCGATACCCAGCGTAGTCTGGCCTACGACCAGCTGTTCTTGTGCTGGCGACTGCCCCCGGAGTCTTCACCATCCTGGCACTTTTCTGTAGAGTATCGCCGTCGTGGTGTAGTACCAGGAGGAGCGTCCAGAGGTGGGATCAGAGGAGGACTGGCTGCTGCACGCTGGGGCTGGCAGCGAATGGACGAAGTGAGTGGAAGCAGCGCTGTGATTGACAGGTTGGAAATGGACAGCGTGTACGTGCTGCGGGTGAGAGGCTGCAACAAGGCGGGCTACGGAGAGTACAGTGAGGAGGTGTACCTGCACACCCCGCCTGCACCAG CTTTCTACTTGTCATCCTCAACTGTGCTACTTCCACGCTGCCAAACTACGTGCCTCCTACAGAACGTAAGAAGTGCACTCATACGTATCCTCTCACCAAATCTCTGTACCCCATACCACTAA